CCCCCCGACAGCCCCGCCACCGAGCGAGGTGCCGGCCGTGGGGCGTGGGTGCTGCTGCGGGGCCTGTGCCACGGCCCCGGTGTGGGCAAAGTGGGACGGGGCCTTACGGCGCGGGTGGCTCCGGTGGCACCAGGGACATGGCCGGCTCCCCGCGAGGGGACATCGCTcagcggggtgctggggctgccctggggggTGCTGAGATCAGCCCCGTGTGGGCGCGAGGCGCAGAAGggcctggtggcagcagcctgTCACCGCGGGTGGCCGATTGTGCTCGCAGCACCCGGGAAGCCAAACTTCGGCCCTGGCTCCTCGCAGCTTGCCCAGTCCCAAAATGTTGGGAGGGGATGGGCAGAGTTCCCCGGCTGTGAGCATCCCGTGGGATGGGGGCTGCGTGTGTGCCGTGCCCGGGGGGTCCccgagcggcggggccgggctggcgGGGCTCTCACCCACCGGCAGGGCTCTCACCCGCTCCTCTCCGCAGGGCACGTGCTGtgtgtggtgctgctggtgctgccggTGCGCTCCCTGGTCAAGCTCTACCTCCACCTGCTCACGGCGCTGCTGCTCTGTGCGGGGCACCAGGCGGCCAGGTGAGCCCTGGCCACGCGGGGGGACACAGGGGGGACAGCGCCGtggtgggctgggggcacttggggggggctgcagcagcgggGCTGTTTGCGGGGCGCAGTGAGTGCCCACCCCCGGGGGTGGCCGGAGGGGTTGTGTTGGGGTGCGGGGACGTGTCAGGGTGCTGAGCCTCTCCCCGTGCAGTGACTACGTCCGCCGCGAGCTGGAGCACGGGTTCCAGGGCGCTGTGTACAGCGACGCCGCCGCGCTTGGACGCTTCACCACTGCCCTCGCAGGTGAGCCAGCCCTGGGACCCCCAGCGTGGGGACAGTGGCACCAGAAGGGCGGGGAACGGCCGCAGGACAGGGGACAAGGCAGAGGCGTGCTGGAGTGACACGTCCGGGGGCACACCCCAGGTCTGCCCCCGTGTTCGCAGGGGaagggctgagcccccccagtGCCTGGCTCTGGCAGTCTCGGGGTGTTGCTGTCCCGCTGTGGCCGGGCGTGCTGCGCGTGCCCCAGCTCGGTGTCTCCCCGAGCCCCCTGCCCTCGGTTGGAGCTGGGGGCTCCGTGGTCAGGGTGCTGCGGGGACTCAGCACCCTCCGTGTCCCCTCCGCAGGCCAGGTCTGCGTCTGCACCCTCTGTGCCCTCCTGATGAGGACCCGCCAGGCCTGGCTCTTCGCCGCCCCGCTGCTGCCCGTGCTGGCCCGGCTCTGCGGCTTCCCCCTCCACGCGCTGCCCCTGGCCAACACCTTCGCTGCCATCTGCACCGGCATGGAGGTGCTCTACGTGCTCAGCTCCCACATCCTCGTCCCCTTCCAGCTGGCTGCCGCCGCCTGCCACGAGATCATGCAGGTAAGGGGGGTCTGCGGACCCGCCGCCGTGGCTGTCCCCTGCCCACCAAGACCCCTTGTCCCCCTGCTTGGGGCAGGACGGGGCAGGCTCCCCGCTGAGCTGCGCTGTGCCGCCCCGCAGGCCATGGAGGTGTACCGGCTGCTGGCGCTGGGGGTGTCCCTGTGGAGCCAGCTGGCCgtccccctcctcttcctcgtcTTCTGGCTGGTGCTCTTCTCCCTGCGGCTCTCCTCCTTGCTGGCCTCCTCCAGCAGCGCCGTAGCCCAGCAGGGTCTGCTCTTCGTCCTGCTCAGCAGGTAGGCGCTGGCtgagctctgccttcctccctcctggcttcaggaggaggaggaggagggatgtGGCCGGGCACtctctgggctgtgctgggcactgTCAGGGTCTGTGCTCAGCCCGGCTCCCTCGCAGCGTGGCCGAGTGCTGCAGCACGCCTTATTCCCTCGTCGGCCTCACCTTCACCGTCTCCTACCTGGCCCTGGGCGTGCTCAACCTCTGCAAGTTTTACCTGCTGGGCTTTGGCGCCTTCCAGAACGGCAACGTCATGCACAGGTGAGCCCGGGCTGGGGCGCAGGGTGGGCACGGGGcgtcccctgtcccagcccggCACGGGATGGGGGTGTCAGGAGCAATCCCGGGGCTGGGGTGCAGCCAGCATGGGacgaggagggctggggggtTGGGGTCCCCCGCCTCACGCCCTGTTCCTGGCAGGGGGGTGACGGAGGGCGtgacgctgctgctgctggcgctgcAGACGGGGCTGCTCGACCTGCAGGTCCTGCAGCGGACCTTCCTCCTCAGCATCATCCTCTTCATCGTGGTGACGTCCACGCTGCAGTCCATGATCGAGATAGCTGACCCCATCGTGCTGGCGCTGGGGGCCTCCCGCAACAGGTACAGGTCGcctggggaagggcagcaggaggcGGCCCTGCCCTGCACCCCTCTGCCcggcctgcagctgctggcttcGGGGCAGGAAGAGAGCCAGaggtggctggagcagggggcCGGCAGCagagggtgctgctggggggcatCTGGCCGGGAGGCACCCCCTGGCTGAGCCGTGCCGCCCCCCCAGGAGCCTCTGGAAGCATTTCCGCGGCGTCAGCATGTGCCTCTTCCTGCTGGTCTTCCCCTGCTTCATGGCCTACAAGATCGCCCACTTCTTCCACCTGGACTTCTGGCTGCTCATCCTGGTCTCCAGCTGCATGCTCACCTCCCTGCAGGTCCGGGGGGGGGCCTGGGGGAGTGCACGTCCCCTCCAGTGTCCCCAGgagctccccagccctgggttCCCTGGGGGTTTGGAGCACGGCCGTGTCCCCGTCGTGCTCCCAGGGTTGGGGTTGGGTTGGGGCGCGCTGTGtgccgggcagcagcagccacatgcgtcccgctgccccccccagGTGATGGGCACGCTCTTCATCTACGCGCTCTT
The DNA window shown above is from Oxyura jamaicensis isolate SHBP4307 breed ruddy duck chromosome 4 unlocalized genomic scaffold, BPBGC_Ojam_1.0 oxy4_random_OJ67435, whole genome shotgun sequence and carries:
- the LOC118157177 gene encoding RING finger protein 145-like yields the protein PGKPNFGPGSSQLAQSQNVGRGWAEFPGCEHPVGWGLRVCRARGVPERRGRAGGALTHRQGSHPLLSAGHVLCVVLLVLPVRSLVKLYLHLLTALLLCAGHQAASDYVRRELEHGFQGAVYSDAAALGRFTTALAGQVCVCTLCALLMRTRQAWLFAAPLLPVLARLCGFPLHALPLANTFAAICTGMEVLYVLSSHILVPFQLAAAACHEIMQAMEVYRLLALGVSLWSQLAVPLLFLVFWLVLFSLRLSSLLASSSSAVAQQGLLFVLLSSVAECCSTPYSLVGLTFTVSYLALGVLNLCKFYLLGFGAFQNGNVMHRGVTEGVTLLLLALQTGLLDLQVLQRTFLLSIILFIVVTSTLQSMIEIADPIVLALGASRNRSLWKHFRGVSMCLFLLVFPCFMAYKIAHFFHLDFWLLILVSSCMLTSLQVMGTLFIYALFMVELLQDTPLERMDEIIYCVNAVSRVLEFLVALCVVAYGTWESLFGEWSWMGASVIIIHSYFNVWLRAQSGWRSFLLRRKAAKKISSLPRATRGQLRDHNDVCAICFQDMQVAVITPCSHFFHGACLRKWLYVQDTCPMCHQQVTPAAPQEDANIGTAPPEVPADGGAPAQPREDGLPPGDSVLAGPGDSRACQGDGAGACSPHLPAHPSTPALGEEAATGPNGDPCPSPVPPAPLGAGPPSKDSQQLVPSPASLDHFASPNPGAGDSGDIHSGHPPS